A DNA window from Microaerobacter geothermalis contains the following coding sequences:
- a CDS encoding cytochrome c biogenesis protein codes for MERYAFKWEKLTLPILFVGMIIALYLVFPWVPPDKMLGVVQKIFYFHVASAWNAFLAFFVVFITSIFYLKTRNRKYDVIASVSAEIGVLFTTIVLITGPIWGRSSWNAWWSWEPRLTTTLILWFIYLAYLMVREMDGDWEKKARLSAVFGIVGFIDVPIVYMSIRWWRTKLHPVVFGEGVDQTGGGIEPSMMVTLLTSVVLFTILYIVLLNRGIALQHMKIKLEQLKEQVREYVL; via the coding sequence ATGGAGAGATATGCTTTTAAATGGGAAAAACTCACCCTTCCCATCTTGTTTGTGGGTATGATCATCGCCCTTTATTTAGTATTTCCCTGGGTTCCGCCAGATAAGATGCTCGGGGTCGTGCAAAAAATCTTTTATTTCCATGTTGCATCTGCATGGAATGCCTTCCTGGCCTTTTTTGTTGTATTTATTACCAGTATTTTTTATTTGAAAACCAGAAACAGAAAATATGATGTCATTGCTAGTGTATCAGCGGAAATTGGGGTATTGTTTACCACGATTGTTTTAATCACCGGACCCATATGGGGCAGATCCTCATGGAATGCCTGGTGGTCGTGGGAACCTCGATTAACGACCACTTTGATTTTATGGTTTATTTACCTTGCTTATCTGATGGTAAGGGAAATGGATGGTGACTGGGAGAAAAAGGCGAGATTATCTGCCGTTTTTGGTATCGTTGGTTTCATTGATGTTCCCATCGTTTACATGTCCATTCGATGGTGGCGAACCAAATTGCATCCAGTTGTTTTTGGCGAGGGAGTGGATCAGACAGGTGGAGGAATTGAACCCTCCATGATGGTCACCTTGCTGACCAGTGTGGTGCTGTTTACGATTCTTTATATCGTCTTGCTAAATCGCGGAATAGCTTTGCAGCATATGAAGATCAAATTAGAACAGTTGAAAGAACAAGTAAGAGAATATGTTCTTTAA
- a CDS encoding CcmD family protein, with protein MGYLFAAYTIIFLLLFAYLMVMGKRQKKLAEEMALLQEIYEEQGRKGEKKNGGTTQIG; from the coding sequence ATGGGTTATTTATTTGCAGCTTATACGATTATTTTTCTGCTTCTTTTTGCTTATCTGATGGTAATGGGAAAAAGACAGAAAAAGCTTGCAGAAGAAATGGCTTTGTTGCAGGAAATTTATGAGGAACAGGGACGGAAGGGAGAGAAAAAGAATGGGGGAACAACCCAGATTGGATGA